In the genome of Dermacentor variabilis isolate Ectoservices chromosome 5, ASM5094787v1, whole genome shotgun sequence, one region contains:
- the LOC142583280 gene encoding uncharacterized protein LOC142583280 — MEAEAAVRIWQRSQTYDTPLHFKKFLSDGDSKAYTAVVEADVYGGAVNIEKEDCTNHVAKRLGTVLRKLKEPLPRGEKLKDPVIQKLQTYYQVAITSNRGSVKGMHQAIWASYFHSCSSDGASSHKYCPDEAASWCKHRRAEALGEPAPTHTPLLTKAQGKAILPIYERLTDERLLTRCVQGKTQNAAESLNSKIWLLCPKTRFASRFVVEMATALAVLWFNRGHSSFERVLVELGVLPPQELIVLGTSRDSTRQKKCLPSKLLNQKHIGGC, encoded by the coding sequence ATGGAAGCAGAAGCCGCTGTACGGATATGGCAAAGGAGCCAGACCTACGACACACCACTGCACTTCAAGAAATTCCTGAGCGATGGAGACTCCAAAGCCTACACCGCAGTTGTAGAGGCAGATGTCTATGGTGGTGCTGTAAATATAGAAAAGGAAGACTGTACCAATCACGTGGCGAAGCGCCTGGGAACTGTTCTTCGCAAGCTAAAGGAGCCATTGCCAAGAGGGGAGAAGCTAAAGGATCCAGTGATTCAGAAGCTGCAAACCTATTACCAGGTTGCCATCACAAGCAACAGGGGCAGTGTAAAAGGAATGCACCAGGCGATTTGGGCCTCATATTTTCATTCCTGCTCCTCGGATGGTGCGAGCAGCCACAAGTACTGCCCAGATGAAGCAGCATCCTGGTGCAAGCACAGGCGTGCTGAAGCCTTGGGTGAACCTGCACCGACCCACACACCCTTGCTCACGAAGGCCCAAGGGAAGGCAATACTCCCTATTTATGAAAGGCTAACTGATGAAAGGCTGCTGACCCGTTGTGTTCAGGGCAAAACCCAGAATGCGGCAGAGTCGCTAAATAGCAAAATATGGCTTCTCTGTCCGAAGACTCGATTTGCCTCGAGGTTTGTCGTGGAGATGGCCACTGCCTTGGCAGTTCTTTGGTTCAATCGAGGGCACTCCAGCTTTGAACGTGTACTGGTAGAGCTGGGTGTGCTTCCACCTCAAGAACTAATTGTGCTTGGCACATCACGTGACAGCACACGCCAAAAAAAATGTCTGCCAAGCAAACTGCTGAATCAAAAGCACATCGGCGGATGCTGA